One Cetobacterium ceti genomic window carries:
- a CDS encoding replication initiation protein — protein MNNEVVKYHNDINKISFGNFKEKELDLFFSICFKLKEQGTDQIMLNFSELKDLIGENKNPKRLKTYIDNLNKKLAMINHQIEIEKNVFERFVLFTNIRTDFNKKILIVKVNEQFSYTLNNLIATYTKFDLMEFVSLKSSYSKNTFKLLKQWESKRNRTFKIEEFKELLGIPESYKMSVIDSRVIKPIITELPQYFKNLKLEKIKTGRKISHLKFTWEKDIKKIKDVQKIELEIMETLNNIIEQARKNRFLSQILTDKNIYKLTEMYEENQLKKGLKYIYKIVKKEVPSFAYLLRIIETGIEEQEIEIKIKDNKKEFINQGQNKIEKNFLEEEDPIYAMFLEATEEEKEPVIKKAKERYIKEIGVEELTGMYVKFFEKSKRSIIIKILKGE, from the coding sequence GTGAATAATGAAGTTGTTAAGTATCATAATGATATAAATAAAATTTCTTTTGGAAATTTTAAAGAAAAAGAATTAGATTTATTTTTTTCTATATGTTTTAAACTAAAAGAACAAGGAACAGATCAAATAATGTTAAATTTTTCAGAATTGAAAGATTTAATTGGAGAAAATAAGAATCCCAAACGTTTAAAAACATATATAGATAATTTGAATAAAAAATTAGCAATGATAAATCATCAAATAGAAATAGAAAAAAATGTATTTGAAAGATTTGTTTTATTCACAAATATAAGAACAGATTTTAATAAAAAAATATTAATAGTTAAAGTAAATGAACAATTTTCTTATACTTTAAATAATTTAATAGCAACATATACAAAATTTGATTTAATGGAGTTTGTAAGTTTAAAAAGTTCATATAGTAAAAATACTTTTAAATTATTAAAACAATGGGAAAGTAAAAGAAATAGAACGTTTAAAATTGAAGAGTTTAAAGAGTTGTTAGGGATACCAGAATCATATAAAATGTCTGTTATAGATTCTAGAGTTATAAAACCAATAATTACAGAATTACCTCAATATTTTAAAAATTTAAAATTAGAAAAAATAAAGACAGGAAGAAAAATAAGTCATCTAAAATTTACATGGGAAAAAGACATAAAAAAAATAAAAGATGTTCAAAAAATAGAACTTGAAATAATGGAAACTTTGAATAATATAATAGAACAAGCTAGAAAAAATAGATTTTTATCACAGATATTGACAGATAAAAATATATATAAATTAACTGAAATGTACGAAGAGAATCAATTAAAAAAAGGGTTGAAATATATTTATAAAATAGTAAAAAAAGAAGTTCCAAGCTTTGCTTATTTACTTAGAATAATAGAAACCGGAATAGAAGAACAAGAGATAGAAATAAAGATAAAAGATAATAAAAAAGAATTTATAAATCAAGGGCAAAATAAAATAGAAAAAAATTTTTTAGAAGAAGAAGATCCAATTTATGCAATGTTTTTAGAGGCGACTGAAGAAGAAAAAGAACCAGTTATAAAAAAAGCAAAAGAAAGATATATAAAAGAAATAGGAGTAGAAGAACTTACAGGAATGTATGTTAAATTCTTTGAAAAATCTAAAAGAAGCATAATAATAAAAATATTAAAAGGGGAATAG
- a CDS encoding ParA family protein produces the protein MEIVALVNQKGGVAKTTSAVNLAAALAKLEKNILLIDLDPQGNATHGSGVLESNLENGTVELFSELELKNCITKTSLYDLIGTNITLAKTEMDLTQEYGREFILKEKLSTCNDYDYVILDCAPSLGNLTINALVASTNVLIPVEAGIYSLTGLEQLLETISKLKRLNRELQNINIFLTKFDTREKLSHDVESYLKENFPEYYLGNKIRVCAELKKAQASMKSIVEANQEARSAIDYMELAKKVVNN, from the coding sequence ATGGAAATAGTTGCATTAGTTAATCAAAAAGGTGGAGTTGCTAAAACAACAAGTGCAGTTAATTTAGCTGCAGCACTTGCTAAACTAGAAAAAAATATTTTATTAATTGATTTAGACCCCCAAGGAAATGCAACTCATGGAAGTGGGGTATTAGAAAGCAATTTAGAAAATGGAACTGTCGAATTATTTTCAGAATTAGAATTAAAAAACTGTATAACAAAGACATCATTATATGATTTAATAGGGACAAATATTACTCTTGCAAAAACTGAAATGGATCTTACTCAAGAATATGGAAGAGAATTTATCTTAAAAGAAAAACTAAGTACATGTAATGATTACGATTATGTAATCTTAGATTGTGCTCCTTCACTAGGGAACTTAACAATAAATGCTTTAGTTGCTAGTACAAATGTATTAATCCCAGTGGAGGCAGGAATATATTCACTAACTGGATTAGAGCAGTTATTAGAAACTATATCTAAATTAAAAAGATTAAATAGAGAACTTCAGAATATAAATATCTTTTTAACAAAATTTGATACAAGAGAAAAATTAAGTCATGATGTTGAAAGTTATTTAAAAGAGAATTTTCCAGAGTATTATTTAGGAAATAAAATAAGAGTATGTGCAGAATTAAAAAAAGCACAGGCATCTATGAAAAGTATAGTTGAAGCTAACCAGGAAGCAAGATCAGCTATAGACTATATGGAACTAGCTAAAAAGGTGGTAAACAATTAA
- a CDS encoding class I SAM-dependent methyltransferase, which produces MNEISKTLFIPFYFKYKESIGKKTLYDKEAIDFFSKKQSKNILNFPLIDKDINSFIGILSRTHIIDLYLLDLIDSCKIDNIFNIGCGLDFRNRRLDIKKSWFNIDLDEVISFRNNNFSPFPYETNIKANILNTINWNFIPYSTNVFILEGILMYFSEEEVYTIIRNLINKSKKAYFIIETSPEEMTLIKHPSVETINKNLYFKWGTNNISSFSEKVNLKCLKSNKHIDFYKDRWITPDKENEINKIIKNNFRVSLFESIK; this is translated from the coding sequence ATGAACGAAATATCAAAAACATTATTTATACCTTTTTATTTTAAATATAAAGAATCTATTGGCAAAAAAACATTATATGATAAAGAGGCTATTGATTTTTTTTCAAAAAAACAAAGTAAAAATATTTTGAATTTTCCTTTAATTGACAAAGATATTAATTCATTTATTGGAATTTTATCCAGGACACATATAATAGATTTATATTTACTTGATTTAATAGATTCATGTAAAATTGATAATATTTTTAATATTGGCTGTGGATTGGATTTTCGTAATAGACGATTAGATATAAAAAAATCATGGTTTAATATTGATTTAGATGAGGTTATTTCTTTTAGAAATAATAATTTTTCTCCATTTCCCTACGAAACAAATATAAAGGCTAATATTTTAAATACTATCAATTGGAATTTTATTCCTTATTCAACCAATGTTTTTATTCTTGAGGGGATTTTAATGTATTTTTCAGAAGAAGAAGTATACACAATAATCAGAAATTTAATTAACAAATCAAAAAAAGCTTATTTTATAATCGAAACTTCTCCTGAAGAAATGACATTGATAAAACATCCTTCTGTTGAAACCATCAATAAAAACTTATATTTTAAATGGGGAACTAATAACATCTCAAGTTTCTCTGAAAAAGTTAATTTAAAATGTTTAAAATCAAATAAACATATTGATTTTTATAAAGATCGTTGGATAACTCCTGATAAAGAAAACGAGATTAATAAAATAATAAAAAATAATTTTAGAGTTAGTTTATTTGAATCAATAAAGTAG